In the Alteromonas sp. M12 genome, one interval contains:
- a CDS encoding AI-2E family transporter, with amino-acid sequence METKSPTAIKAILVLACIVIILAGIKAASTIVVPFLLSIFIAMACHPIIHWASKYKVPRWLSVILVILLIVIFGFMLAGLVGNSMAEFRENIPQYKQQLSDELVWITSKLETLFNIEVNSDLLVSYLDPGIAMSMATNILTSFGSVLTNFLLIILTVVFMLFEADSVPKKVHIALDDPSMKIQQIDKFLVSVKNYLVIKTIVSIGTGVVIGLWLYFLGLDHFMLWAVLAFLLNYIPNIGSIIAAVPAVLLAFVQLGPGVAGLTAIGYVVTNTVMGNVVEPKFLGRGLGLSTLVVFLSLIFWGWLLGTVGMLLSVPLTMIVKIALESNQDSQWIAVLLDSEDIPDEKEDEAELNQASE; translated from the coding sequence ATGGAAACTAAGTCGCCCACTGCGATTAAAGCAATATTAGTGTTAGCCTGTATTGTTATTATATTAGCTGGTATTAAAGCAGCCAGTACAATCGTAGTTCCTTTTCTTTTATCTATTTTTATAGCGATGGCGTGTCATCCAATAATCCATTGGGCTTCTAAATACAAGGTTCCTCGTTGGTTATCAGTGATACTAGTTATACTGTTAATTGTGATATTTGGATTTATGTTAGCAGGTTTAGTGGGTAACTCCATGGCCGAATTTCGTGAAAATATTCCCCAATACAAACAACAATTAAGTGATGAGCTAGTATGGATAACCAGCAAGCTTGAAACTCTGTTTAATATTGAAGTAAACAGTGATTTGCTCGTGTCTTATTTAGATCCCGGCATCGCCATGAGTATGGCCACTAATATACTCACCAGTTTTGGCAGTGTACTGACTAACTTTTTATTAATTATTTTAACTGTCGTGTTTATGCTTTTTGAAGCTGATTCGGTGCCTAAGAAAGTGCACATTGCGCTGGATGATCCATCCATGAAGATTCAGCAAATAGATAAGTTTTTAGTGTCGGTTAAAAATTATTTAGTAATAAAAACCATCGTCAGCATAGGCACTGGCGTGGTGATTGGCCTTTGGTTATATTTCTTAGGCCTAGATCACTTTATGTTATGGGCGGTGTTAGCGTTTCTATTGAATTACATTCCAAACATTGGGTCGATTATTGCGGCTGTCCCAGCGGTATTGCTGGCATTTGTACAATTGGGCCCTGGTGTGGCTGGACTCACCGCCATTGGATATGTGGTCACCAACACTGTTATGGGTAATGTAGTTGAACCGAAATTTTTAGGCAGAGGCTTAGGCTTATCCACTTTAGTGGTGTTTTTATCGTTAATTTTCTGGGGATGGTTATTAGGCACTGTGGGCATGCTGTTATCGGTGCCTTTGACTATGATCGTAAAAATAGCATTAGAGTCCAATCAAGATAGTCAGTGGATAGCGGTCTTGCTCGATAGTGAAGATATTCCAGATGAAAAAGAAGATGAAGCTGAGCTCAATCAGGCATCCGAGTAA
- the folX gene encoding dihydroneopterin triphosphate 2'-epimerase codes for MKLNPATIRIKNLRLRTYIGINEDEIVNKQDVIVNVKIHYNAEQATDSDDMEDALNYKIITKRIIKLVEDNRFSLLEKLTSDVLEIAAEHPWVIYAEAEVDKPHALRFSDSVSLCLSCTKG; via the coding sequence ATGAAGCTGAATCCAGCCACTATCAGAATTAAAAACCTCAGGTTACGCACTTACATTGGTATTAATGAAGATGAAATAGTGAACAAACAAGACGTTATCGTTAATGTGAAAATTCATTACAACGCCGAGCAAGCAACAGACTCAGATGATATGGAAGATGCATTAAATTATAAAATCATTACCAAACGAATTATCAAACTGGTAGAAGACAACCGTTTTTCACTGCTGGAAAAGCTAACATCAGACGTATTGGAAATTGCCGCAGAACATCCTTGGGTAATTTATGCTGAAGCCGAAGTAGATAAGCCCCATGCACTACGTTTCTCAGACTCAGTATCACTGTGCCTATCATGTACTAAAGGGTAA